The region CTGCTCCTCAGGGAGACACGCCGGGGTtggctttgggtttgtttgggttttttctgggGGGGAAATGGTCATAAACCCGACGACTCAGGCCCGCCCTGGGCTTTCCTGTCAGGCCTGACGCCGCCACGGGCCGGCGCCGCCGCCATCTTCCCGCGGCCGCGCTGTGCCCCGCGCTCAGGGCGCCCCCTGCCGGCGCCGCGCGCCGCGCCACGGCGGCTCCGGGACGGGCTGGGCCGGGCACCCAGAGCCCGGGCACCCAGAGCCCCGGGCACCCAGAGCCTGGGCACCCAGAGCCTGGGCATCCAGAGCCCGGGCACCCAGAGCCCCGGCACCCAGAGCCCGGGCACCCAGAGCCCGGGCACCCAGAGCCCCGGCACCCAGAGCCCCGGCACCCAGAGCCCGGGCACCCAGAGCCCGGGCACCCAGAGCCCCGGCACCCAGAGCCCGGGCACCCAGAGCCCGGGCACCCAGAGCCCCGGCACCCAGACCCTGGGCACCCAGAGCCCGGGCACCCAGAGCCCCGGCACCCAGACCCTGGGCACCCAGAGCCCGGGCACTCAGACCCTGGGCACCCAGACCCTGGGCACTCAGAGCCCCGGCACCCAGAGCCCGGGCACCCAGAGCCCCGGCACCCAGACCCTGGGCACTCAGAGCCCGGGCACTCAGAGCCCCGGCACCCAGAGCCCCGGCGGCTCTCAGAGCCCCGGCACCCAGAGCCCCGGCACTCAGAGCCCGGGCACTCAGAGCCCCGGCACCCAGAGCCCCGGCACCCAGAGCCCCGGCACCCAGAGCCCCGGCACTCAGAGCCTGGGCACTCAGAGCCCCGGCACCCAGAGCCCCGGCACTCAGAGCCCGGGCACTCAGAGCCCGGGCACTCAGAGCCCGGGCACCCAGAGCCTGGGCACTCAGAGCCCCGGCACCCAGAGCCCCGGCACCCAGAGCCTGGGCACTCAGAGCCCGGGCACCCAGAGCCTGGGCACTCAGACCCCGGGCACCCAGAGCCCGGGCACTCAGAGCCCCGGCACCCAGAGCCCCGGCACCCAGAGCCTGGGCACTCAGACCCCGGGCACCCAGAGCCCGGGCACCCAGAGCCCCGGGCACCCAGAGCCTGGGCACTCAGACCCTGGGCACCCAGAGCTCCGGCACTCAGAGCCCGGGCACTCAGACCCCGGTCACCCAGAGCCCGGGCACCCAGACCCTGGGCACCCAGAGCCCCGGGAACCCAGAGCCCCGGGCACCCAGAGCCCCGGGCACCCAGAGCCCCGGGCACTCACACCCTGGGCACTTAGACCCCGGGCATCCAGAGCCCTGGGCACCCAGAGCCCGGGCACCCAAACCCTGGGCACCCAGACCCCGGGCACCCAGAGCCTGGGCACTCAAACCCTGGGCACCCAGAGCCCCGGCACTCAGAGCCCCAGGCACCCAGAGCCCCGGGCACTCACACCCTGGGCACTCAGACCCCGGGCACCCAGAGCCCTGAGATGGCAAGGAAGGACCTTGGACCGAGGGGAGATGGGCGGCAGGGCGAAGGGCTGAGTGCTGGGCTGCCCGTCGGCTTCTGTCAGCGCGCTGGACCCAAGCGCATCCGGCTTTGCCATGAGAAAAGAGCCGAGTTTCATCCTGGATGGAAATGCCACAAAGGCCAGCTGTTTCCTAGAGGATGCAGGGAAATGCAAAGGGAGaccaaagtaaaaataacagaGCTGAAGTGTGCTAATTGTTTGGGCCAGAGTCGTGCTGCCCGGTGCTGCGTGGGGAGCAGCGAGGGCAGCAGTGACCTCCAGgaaccagagagcagctgccagtTATGACTTTATTCATTTTCACATTTAGATATTACAACAAAACTCTTAATGACAAAGGATAACAAGTACTAtaggaggagaggaaagaaagcagtgTTCTAACTGGTTTGATATATAACCGTGAACTTCCAGAGACAAGACTCAACGTGAGTTATAAACACTCACACTCACTGGTAGGAAAAACTCACGTGCAAACACCCACACACTCATCCACAAAACACTCACTCACACAGACCACACTTTTGTACTCGCACATAACCCATATTGTAACCTACTTGCTTCGAAGGCAGCCCACTGAAACATTGACTGCTGCTGTAGCAACAACAGGTACCAGGTTAAAATATTGCCATATAAATGAAGTGTTACTTGATACATGGGTTTTTCTTCAGAGACACGTGTATTTGCAAGTAGGGGACCCAACACTTTGTTTTCATGAGGGAGGAATGTCCTCTCAATACCAACACTTTGCAAGGAAAAATGAGACTCTGCATAGAGCAGGAACAgacattttaaaggaagatgATGATAAATAGCTTAGCTTCAATGTTGAGTTCCAgtaaaaagcccaaacaaaacaccacagagAGTGCATTGTGAACAGAGCAGGCACAATCATCGAACCCtgggttttaaaaattgaaatactCCCTTGTTGCTCTGGAAAGACAGACAACACTGTTGCCTCACATCTTCAAACCAAAACATACCAGCTTCATTTAATGCTTATGCTTATCTGGAGACCGTAAAAAAAATTGCCAGAAATAACATAAGAATGTGGGGAAGTGTATCAGGTTGGTATATTCTAATTTTAGCATACTTTTAAGAGAGTGAAGGTGCAATTGTGTCAACAGCTCTTCACTATCCCATACTGCAAATtgttcttcagcagcaggagtgTCTGAAGAGGGGCCAGCGTTCCGTTCATGCAATGCTGTTGGTGCAGATACAATCAGATGTGATTCCACACAACACCCCCCCCCATCATCAAGATGatgcaaaagagagaaaataaatgcctACGGAGTTGAATTGAGTGTTCAAAACTCAGATAACACACCAGTGCTTTCCCCAGAGTGAAGCAGGGGATTGTTAAGAATGGCTCTGATGAAGTAATCCTTCTCCACAAGGATGCTTGTGAGCAGTTTACAGCTGAACCTAGAGACAAagtgcagctgccctggctggttGGGAGTGCTGACAGCCAGCCAGGATGCTCAGATGCCTCTCTCCCCTTTCTGCTGAGTGCCTGTCCGTGCCCTGCAAGTGTCAGGCTTTGATGGTACATTTCTATCCCACACATGTGGACAAGGACTTGCAACTACTTTGGAATTGTTTTTTCaactattatttaatttataggCCTCTTTCTTTGGCCCTCTCTCAGATGGAGCTGCATTTCCAGCCAGAGAACTGTTTGTGAAGCACTGGAAACAAGAGACCCTGTGTGATGGATGCACATCACACCAACTGAGCAGAACTTAGCTGTCATCTGTCAGCTTCCACCCATGTGAATGCTGGTGGAGAGCCCCAGCAGCAAGGGGCACATGCAGCCTTGCTTCTGTCAAGGGAACCATCATTTCAAAAATGAGGGCAAGATGAGGGCAAGAGAACTTGGCCTGGCCTACACCCCGCTGGCTATCCTACTTCTTTGGCCTGGCtctccagcatctcctgccAGAGGATTCTTACCGAGTCATAACAATTACTTAAAGATGCTTAAATTTCTGGCAACTTCAGGGGACACCAGTACAAGTCAGGGAATTCATTGTCACATGCAGTTTCCAGTTCTATGTCCTGAGCCAATTTGGCTCAAGCTGGTCTGGTTTTGTGCCTCTTTTTGCCACGGAAATCACAGCCATGTCATCCTGCTAACACAAAAAGGGAGGGGAACATTGGGCACTCTGCACAGGCTTGGAGAATCTGAATGACAGGCATGCTTTTCCCATGTGCTAAATAAATCTCACTATTACACTTGTGTGGAGAACTATAAGTCTTGGGAAAGTCACCCGTAAGGACTCACAGGCTCACATCAGGAAACACATAAAACCCtctgctggaaaagaaatacaatttggGAAAGCGGCATGCCTGACAggaaacacaattttaaaagtcCAAACCCTTGGCTCTGTGCACAGAGGTGTGGCTCACAAGCAGAAACTCCCCAGTAATGAGATGTTCTGGTGCAAGGAGCTCTGCCAGCCATGGGCATGTGGGAGGAGAGATGGCGACAAGCTGTTCAGACGAGCCTCTTCATCCAGACTCCTTTGACGATGACGTAACCGTGCTCTGTGGCTGAGCTCTTGGGTTGTGAGCAGGATAGAAAGAAACAGGTGGGAAGTGGTgagacagcagcacagaaatctgTAGAGAGGGGCTGAGGAAGCTCCCCAGAGCTCTGAATTCACATGGtgtctttcagaaacaaaaggcCCAAGTGATGAGGTGTTTCCACAGTAAATGTTTCTCAATCCTCCAGAGACAGGTACACCATGCTGGTCGCTCTGCAACAGAAACTGGAGGGGAGCCTGTTGGGCAGAGGGTGCCTCCTTAGAGCCAGGGAACTAAGGTGACAGGAAAGGTCGTGGTGCAGAACTGTCCATCCAGGAGAACTGAGGTTTGAACCCTAGCCAGGTGTTGCCCTCCATCAGTGATGCCAACGTACAAGcggatgcagcccaggacacctCATTGCTGGAGCTCTGTTCCTTCCATTGTTTCCAAAACCCCTTGCAGCaacttgaaaataaacatttcactCCCTACCACTTTGATCCTTTTCCTCCCAGCAAACAAATCATTTTTACTCTAGGTTTAGAAGCCAGCTGAAATTAACACagctttgctttaatttctctcttGAGCAACAAATGATCTCAGCGCTGCTCTGGGAAATGGGGAAGGCGAGAGCAGCAGACCTGTGAGTAACCTGCTCTCAGCACACAGTGTTGCAAAAAGAGTTGCTGTTTATCTTGCTGGAAAGACTCTAGCCATCAGCTGATGACCTACACAGCCCTAGCTATGTTGAGATAGCTAAAAAAATCCTGGTGATAAGGCAGATTGATGGATTTCCCCCCAGCAGAGATGAGAGGGGTGTGGGTGTTGCTTGCAGAGGAGATGGAGAGGCTGGCACCTACCCAGAATGAACACTGTGCTTGAACATTTATGAAGATCCCTCAGGATCTCTTAATACATCTCTTTAAATTGTCCTGCTCTCACTGCTAATCCCACTAGGGATTTCTTCCCTTTGATTCTGctccacagctcagcagctgacatcatgaggagaggaggaggaagcaatCTAAGGAAAAACATTCAGGCTGCACACCAGGAAGAAACTGGAGACTAAGACAGATCTATTTATATCTGACCTGAAATGGGCTTTCTGAATGGGAAGCTGATGCGAGCGGAGGCTGGATGCTGGGCAGAAGGTGCTGCggtgctgagcacaggcacCCACTTGCCAGCAGGATGCATCTGTCTGAgccacagggaaaaaagaacTGTGAGGAATCAGCAGACACTCTCTCCAGTCCCCGCGCAGGGAAGCTGCACCTGGAGGTGATGCGTGGGCCATCGTGCTGTGGTTCCAAGGACATTGGTGTTCCCCATCCATTCGGGGTAGGTTCCCTGCTGGAGTTGGGCGTATGTGGAAGGAGAAGCTCTGAGTGACCCTGATGACACGCCTGGAGGGTGAGGGCAGGTGCCTCGGCAGGCGCCTCCGGGGCCTGACGCCGTTAGTACTGCTCAGAGAAGAAGGAAGTGTGGAGGGCGGAGGGACTGGCCCCCTCTCCAGGCGGGGTGCAGCTGCCGTCCTCTGAGTGTTCTGACAGCTCCCCATATTCACTGTTGTAAAAAGTCTGGCCTCCGACCTGGGACCCGTATGACGGCCGACATCTGCCCCGCAGATCCGACTGTtcccctggcagctctgcagttcGGCTGGGCCCTTTACTGCTGCGAGGGAGAGAGACACAGGAGATCAATCTGGGCACTTCTGGAAAGACTCTGTCCTGCATAGAGAGATCCCAATTTCAGGAAACACCATCTGCTAATGCACAGGGCAGAGGCAGGGTTAGGAATGGACCTATGCCTCCATTTCAAAGTGCACCAGGCCTTGTTCTAAACCTAAACACAGCCCATATGTTTTGTGAAAAATCTGCACCTAGCTCAGTGACAAAGCTATTTCACTCTTCTAGGTACCTCTGAGAAGCCCAGGGAAGTGTTTGGGCCTCACTGAGCAAGGATAGACAAGAGACATCGACCCAATTGCTTCTAGAGCTGGCAGGAGTGAGTGAAACTGATACAAACCAACAGCCAGGATgggggaaaggaaacaaaggaagTTAATTAAGAAGATGTGGGAGGAAATGAGCAGCCCCATCTCAGTGCCTGCCAACACCAGGTGACTAGCAAGAAGTCACAagagcaagggcagggacacattcAAGGAGAGGTTTAAGGGCAGTGTTTTCCAGGAGACAGGACACCAGGTAGCCCATAGTGTAGGAGACAACAGGAACATGCCTTAGGAAAAGAGGACAAGAAACAGGAGACAGTCAGATACAACAGCAGATAGGCCACAGGGCTATGGCTAAGGGAAAAGACAATGACCAGTCTGATCTGATGTTggggggcagaggagctgaggaaGAAGCTTGGGACTGGCCTTGCCTACACATAAACTGACATGGTTCACTCAACACACTGTCATGAAGACAAGGTCCCAGCCTGCTCTGGTACCAAGCAGAGATGAGTGTCCCAAGCCTAGGGCAAGGACATAACCATCTGTAGCATCCTCAGCCCCAAGAGTGCCAGCTTGgcctgctcagcaccagcttGAGTGAAGTCCTAAACCTGCACCACCCCTGCAATGACACATCagagcctggggagggaggtAACAGCCACGTAGTTTCcacccatcccacctgccacagCTCAAACAATCCCTGACACATTTCATCAGAAAATGTCAGTAAGCATTGAGAGTCTTATTAACACTATTATTCCACTGTGCCTCCTTATCTCAACAGACACGTTCTCAGTCTGTGGAACATGTTTTGATCAGCAGAATGGGCACAGTTTAAACCCTAGGAAGCAACAGGCAGGTCTGTTCTTCGTGTGTTTTGCCTCTTGTTAATGTGTGCATGGACTTATTTGGCTCAGGGCCCACAGCCTGCTGAGAGAGCCCCAAGAGGCAAACCCTACAGAGAGACACCAAGAGCTGCCTGCTGGCCTCACTGCAtctggcagcagggaggtcTGTGTGGCTGGACTTTTAAGTAGTACCTGAATCCACCTTCTTTTCTGTGTCGGTTTTCTATCCTCTCAAATTCCTCAGATGCCAGAACCATCCCACTGTCTGTTTGATTGTCCTGGAAGGAAGCAACAGGAGTTATCAGTAACATCCCTGTCAGCTGATCagagtgggaagggaagagggatcattcacagaatcacagatttgtaagagttggaagggacctctagagatcttctagtccaactgccccactaaagcaggatcccctggagcacattacttaggactgcatccaggggggtcttgaatatctccagagaaggggactccacagcctccctgggtagcctgtcccagggctctgtcaccctcatgccaaataagtttttttcccatatttaaatggaactccctctgttccagcttgtgcctgttgccccttgtcccgtcactgggaactactgagcagagtctggctccatcctccttgcacccaccctttagatacttatagacactaataaggtctcccctcagccttctcttctccaggctaaacagccccagctgtctcagcctttcctggtaagggagatgctccaattccccagtcatctttgttgcccttccctgaactctctccagtagttccctgtctctcttgaactggggagcccagaactagaTGCAGAATTCCAGATGAGAGAAGATGAGATAATATTTCAGGAGATGGTATCATATGTGGCTGTGATGGGAAAAGTGGAGCAGGGGCAATTTACCAGCATGCTCCATGGCCTTGCTGGAATTGATTTGCTTAAGCACCTTCTTAAAAACAGCACATACAAAGGTAGGATTTGTCTGTGCAGTTCAGTGCccctttggggaaaaaaaaaagagtgctcCCTGCTTGGAAGATACATTATCATCAAATCTGTGTTGAGATCTTCCTCTGAGACTAAGGGGATGACTTAAGTTTTATCACTCTAGAAGATACAAGTACCAGTCCAGTTCAGAGAGGCTGGGAAGGCTCCTACCTCACACTGCCATGTGTGTCAAGATAGGAGAGGTGAAGACAAGTACTCTGGATTTACCTAGACGTGGCTGGATTTCAATATGCTTAACCAGGCCATGTTTACAGATTTGGAAAGGGTGAAGAGCAGGACCTCTTCTCTGAGGTCCTTTATAGTCCTTGCTTGTAGATCTAACCTCCCTATTTCACACTCAAACAGTATGAGCTGCGCTGTAGAGAAATCCCTGTGTGCCAGGTGGAGAAATCAATGTGCACAGGACTGGACAGACCGAACAGGAATGACATGGACAGACTGACATTAGATAGGAGTGATCCTCCTTCCACGATCTTAACAGCAAAGGTGTCAGGAAACAGCTGAACATTTCTTTGCACCCTGCTCAACCCCAATCAGATGCTACTCACCGGGTGTGCCTTGTACATTGTATGTGTCATGGGAAACTCTTCAAATGTCTTTATCCTGGATGGACACCTGATCTGATTTCCTCCCGTCAAACAACCCGGGAATGAGACACAGTTGTAGTATCTGTTGACAGAAACACACTGTATTCAGTAAAACCAACAGTCAATGTTCTGGATACACAGGACCTGAGCTCAGCCTCCTCTCTCTGCAACCAAAGTATGCAGGGAGGCAGATACCCCAAATGGGGGATTTTGGGGGAGCAACAGGGTCACCTTAGGCCTCTTAACCCCATACTTCTTCTGCAGTGGGGAGCACTCAGACTTCCTGATTGAATCAGGCCTGGATTCTCTCTCCACTCTGCATAAGCAGAGTAATGCCATGTGTGATGTCCCAGGCATCACACAATCACAGCTCTCCAGAGATAAGAAGCCCAGACCTAACTGTTTGGGTTAGTTAGGAACAGACAGGATGAAGCTCCTGCACTGGCAGAAGGGCAGCTGGCACCTTCCTTCCACATCTACCTGGTGGGCCAGGATGCCTTTAGTGGGACGTGATGCAAGGGCAATGTGGCTGGAGGCAGAAGAAGGAATGCCATAGGCTTACACATCAAGGGCTCTTTCTCATCAGCAAAGGAAAGTGAATTTGCTTTTATAAGCAAGGTGCTCTGGCCCAAAATGCTTGGATCACACCTGATCACCTGGGATTTTTCCAACCTCTTGCTACGGGGTTCACCCATATCCCTCAGGCTGCCTTACAGCTcaggctgcctgctgggctCTCTGCCCTTTCCAGAAGGGATTCACCTTGCTGCTAGGCTGTGGCAGCGTATCCTCATGTCAAAGTCCTCTTCATCTGAGTTTTGCTGGGCAGAGGAAGGCACCTGGGAGAAACCATCGTCTTCTGAGCTGTGAGAGTCATTCAGCGGGATGtaatccttcccttcctggcAGAAAGAACAATGAGTGGCCTTACAAGAAGGGGGGGGCTTTCCCACAAGACAGGGTTCTACAGACAGAAGCTgtcagagctggggagggaaatATCtggtttgtctttgtttctctggGACAAAATATCTGGCTGGAGATTTCTGTGCCCTCTGTGAGTGTTGCGGGTGCATGAGGGGTGTGTGAGCAGGAAAACAAGCCAGTCCTACTGCACTGGTGGCTCTCTAGTGTAAATGGACAAAGCCCTGTGCTCCAGGGCCACGTCATTGTAGCTTAGTCATGTCTGTGCTGGGATCCAGTGCTGGAAGGTTGAAATCAGGGACATCACAAAGACACAGTACCCATATGTAAGCACTTAGCTATCATCTTATGAAATGGAACAGCAAGAACACATCAAAAACAGAGTTGCAAGCTCATTGCAGTTTAAAGTCCTGCAATGGCAGTGATTAGTAATAGTTTCAGAGAAATTAGTTTATCTGACTGCTGAAATGACACAGTTGTTTGGTTCACATGGCCCTGACATTTAGATCTGAGGACAGAGTTTCAGAAACCCCAATGAAGTCCTGGTTTTCATTATGCAGGCATGTGGGAAGCAGGAGTGCCAGGACCTTGACTCAGctgaaaaatttcaaataatCATCTGGGGATTAGGATGGAAATACCGATGACGACTGAGAGGGTATTCACTGTGCAAGGAGTGGAGCTATATTAGGATGCAGTGAGAGGGCTACCACAGAAATGAGCTCTCCAGTAGCTCTGGGAAACAGACCTCTGTGATCCAGGAAACCCCGTGTTATCCCTTGGTCTACGCAAAGGTAATTGCACTGGCAAGGGGGTCAGAGGAGGGCACAGGGAGGGAGTTAGTGGTGGGAGAAGAACTGCATGAagctgagcagggacacagggaggTTTTCACCTGCTGGACATTTTCCTGAAGAAGGTTCCCCAGTATCTCCACCAGGTCAGAGAAAGTTGGTCTCTCCTTGGGATCACcatgccagcagctcagcattaTACGGTAACTGCCAAGAAGAGATGCTGGTTTTATGCCCCTCCTACCCCactctgcagctcccacccaTGTGGTGCCTGCTGGGACACCATGTACCTGCACTGGGAAGGAAAGCTTGGCACCCCCCAGCACATTGGCCACGTGTGGAAGGGTGTTGGTTCATTATGCACTGAATATAACCGTGCATAAAGAGCTAAATCAGACACTTCTGATACCCTTCAAAGCAGGAAAGCATGTTGCCCACTAACAGACCCATCCCACTGTGGGTATGCAAGGGTACCTAGATAGCTCTGATTCCAACCCATCTGGCTTGCTcttcaggcagctgcctggagtGAAGGAGGTGTTGGCTGGTCCCCCACCCTGGCTGAAAGGTCTTTGCATCGCACAGAGGAGCCGGTCCTGCCCTATGCTGGGATCTGGGATGTTTCTACCatcccacctctgctctgaCCAGTGCTGGGATTTGTAGGGTTTCTGACTCACATTTCTGCTGTGGCATACTCTGGGGCTCTCATTCTGGTACCATCTTTGAGTCTCTGGCAGAACTCCTCATTGATCTGGACTCCAGGGTATGGAGATGCCCCTAAAAAGAGGTTTGAAGGAGGGTGCAAATGTGACATATGCTGTCAGAAACCAGTCCTTCTGAGACTGCTGTCCCTCCCAAAACACTGGAAGATGTGGTCACTTCTCATACACAGTCCTGAAAGGTGCTTCAGAGCATAAGGGCCTCCTGCACAGAGTTACCCACCAAGCTGCTACATGGGAAGAGAGGTCTTCCTCAGCAGCATGTGACCCTTATTAGCACTCACCTAGTGAGAAGATTTCCCAGAGAAGGACCCCAAAGGACCAGACATCACTCTGGGTAGTGTAGACCTTGTCAAAAATGCTTTCTGGAGCCATCCACTTCAGTGGAAGACGGgcctgcaggaggaagagggaaggcaCAAGCATTCAGTCAGTGACATGTCCCCAGACAACCCTTCTTACAGCAACTGGATGAAAGTAAACTAGAGCCAACAGCCCTAGTCCTCTCTCCATGGAGGAATCAATGTTTGGTTAGGccagagggagggatggagacactaaaagggggaggaaagagtataaagaaagaagaaaaagttcttgagaggctgaggggcagaaggaaggagacagaggTCTGCTGGTAGAGGAGGAGAACAGAATATACATCATTAGGCCAATGGTTCCTGGTTCCAGCCACACAAGTGGTTCCACTCatcctttttcagcttttcctcaacTTATTCCATCCCCAGAGTAGTTTATGAATATGTCAAGGTGGCCTAATCTGTACAGAGTTTGGGAAGATGACACTCACACTGCCTTTCCTGACGTAGTCGGGGTCCTTGTAGATGTCCCGGGCCAGGCCGAAGTCACAGATCTTCACCACGTTGTTCTCTGACAGCAGGATGTTGCGAGCTGCCAGGTCTCTGTGGATGCACTGAAGGCACACCAAGAGGGAGGGGCAAAATCAGAGGGACAGAAACCACACTCAAAGTGCGGAGCACCCCTGCCTCATGAACCTGAGCTGTAGTAGGGAAATGGTGGAAGTGGTAAGGAGCTAAAGATGAAAAATTTCAAAAGGAGGTGGTTAAGGAAAGGATGAAATGCAAGAGGACTAATTTCTATCTTTGTGCACACAGGGCTACCTCAGACTTCCAGAGGAGTGTGAGGCAGATCACTGAGTCTCTCCGTGTGCCACCGGTGTAGACAGGCCTTTGCGGTTCAAGCACACACAAGAGAAGAGGGAAGTGAAGGAAAGGGTGAACTCACCTTTCGGGATGCCAGGAATTCCATGCCACGTGCTACTTGGAAGCTGTAGCAGATCAGGTCTTCCATTGTCAAGGGACTTTGCCATAAGTCATCCACTGTCCAGGAGTACAATAAAATGATTAGACAGTGAGCAGTCTTGTCCTTGCCTCTTTCCAGGACTGCAGGATACAACCAGCCTCTTGGTGAGATGCAGCTACTCCTCAGTGCTAACTGGAGTAACCAGCCCCACCCCTGAGGGATTTTTGCTGAAGTGGCTGAAAACACACGGCAGGAACCTGCtcaagtgtgaggaggaggagtCCAGCCTCCAGCACACATCAGTCAGAGAGAGTTGTGGGGATAGGGCTGGAGGGGACTTTGAAGGTCAGCTCATCATTCCTGTCCTAGGAAGAACCCACTGAGATACCCCTCAATTCTTCTCTCttgagccaaaaaaaaaaaaaatccaaagggATTTAATCCTCCCTTCTGGGTTTTGAGAGTCTATTACAAGAGACAACAAATGACTAATAGCCCTGCTCAGGGAATTGCCGTGCAACAGTGGAGTCGTCAGCTCCAAGGCTGGGTCCCAGGCCTGTCATGCCCTCCTCACTCCCCAGGGTGGCCAGGTCTGGCATAGTTCTGGTGGGCCAGGTGAGGGGCCACTGCCAAGGCTGGAGTTTACCTTCCTGGATCTGGATGGGCTGTGCTGGCGGGCTCTTGTGCATCAGGAAGCGGGTGAAGATGGCGCTGTCGCTGGTCCCAGAACGACTCCTCCTGTCTGCTCTCACTGCCTCCACGATGGACTGGACCTGTATACGCAGCCTGGGAGACTTCTCCTGACaaggaaaccaaaacaaaaccctcagtAGGCTACACACACTGTAACCCCTGCACCCATAAGCTGCACagtcttttcctgtttttagaCCTGGCCTGAAAACTCCTGTCTTCCCCTGTGGAAAGAAATTACTTCCCTAACGTGCACATGAACCAAGATCACTGTGTAAAGCTGATCTATTGCT is a window of Apus apus isolate bApuApu2 chromosome 13, bApuApu2.pri.cur, whole genome shotgun sequence DNA encoding:
- the LOC127390232 gene encoding spidroin-2-like, with protein sequence MAGLTPPRAGAAAIFPRPRCAPRSGRPLPAPRAAPRRLRDGLGRAPRARAPRAPGTQSLGTQSLGIQSPGTQSPGTQSPGTQSPGTQSPGTQSPGTQSPGTQSPGTQSPGTQSPGTQSPGTQSPGTQTLGTQSPGTQSPGTQTLGTQSPGTQTLGTQTLGTQSPGTQSPGTQSPGTQTLGTQSPGTQSPGTQSPGGSQSPGTQSPGTQSPGTQSPGTQSPGTQSPGTQSPGTQSLGTQSPGTQSPGTQSPGTQSPGTQSPGTQSLGTQSPGTQSPGTQSLGTQSPGTQSLGTQTPGTQSPGTQSPGTQSPGTQSLGTQTPGTQSPGTQSPGHPEPGHSDPGHPELRHSEPGHSDPGHPEPGHPDPGHPEPREPRAPGTQSPGHPEPRALTPWALRPRASRALGTQSPGTQTLGTQTPGTQSLGTQTLGTQSPGTQSPRHPEPRALTPWALRPRAPRALRWQGRTLDRGEMGGRAKG